The Microcystis panniformis FACHB-1757 region ATTTCTACTAACTGCTGATTAGCCTGTTCAGCCCGTTGGCGTTCATTTTCAGCCCGTTGGCGTTCATTTTCAGCCCGTTGCTTTTCCTGCTCCAGTAGTTGATTAATTTCGCTGTAGGACAAAAATTGAGTACCATCAGGACGATAAATTTTTAACTCGTCGGTTAAGTCAAACCGAATGCCTAAACGGGGACTCACCCAATTATTAACCTCACTAACACTGTCTAAACTGTCACCAATTCGCTGCCAAGCTTCTAGACTATTATCATCGGGATCATAGACGTAGTATTCTTGGACTCCATAGCGATCATAAAATAGCAATTTTTTGGCCATTTCGATGGAGGTATTATTGGGAGAAAGAATCTCAAAGACGACTTGAGGAGCAAGATTATCTTCTTGCCATTGTTTGTAGGAACCTCGATCGCCTTTCGGTCTGCCAAATACTACCATCGTATCAGGAGCGGCAGCAATTTTCGGCTGGCCTTGCACGGGATACCACAACAGATCCCCCGCTACAAATACCTGGGGATCATCGATATATAACCAGTCGAGATTCTGCTTAATCGTCACTATCCAGTGAAATTGTTTAGTATTATCTGCCATCGGTTTACCGTCGCTCTCAGGATAGATAATCTCGTTTTTGTTAACTTGACTAACCATGGGGAATACCTGCCGAACTCATTGGGCTATTTTTATTATATAATAAACTTGAACTAAGTAAGGAAAAGACCGCTCTTGATTTTAGAACTACAGCAAGTAAATTTAGCTATCCGACGGGGCAGTGCTTATCTGTTAGAAGATATTACTTTTGGCATCAAGCAAGGAGAAAAGTTAGCTATTGTCGGAGCATCTGGGGCAGGAAAAACGACTCTTTTACGATTGTTAAATCGTTTGCAAGAACCAAGCACGGGAAATATTTATTTTCACGGTAAATCGATTCAGGAAATACCGGTTATTTCCCTGCGACAACAGATAGTTTTATTGCCACAAGAGTCGAAATTATTAGGGATGACTGTTCGAGATGCTCTCGCTTATCCTTTGCAATTAAAAAAACTTACACCTGCGGAAATTAATCAGAGAATTGACCATTGGACATCCCTATTAAAAATTCCTCAACAGTGGTTTGAGCGCGGGGAGTTAGAATTATCTTTAGGACAAAGACAATTAGTAGCAATTACCAGAGCTTTGCTGTTAGAACCGAGCATACTGTTATTAGATGAACCCACCTCCGCTCTAGATACAGGCACGGCCACCAGGTTATTAGAAGTATTAAACAATCAAAGGTCAATGACAATAATTATGGTCAATCATCAACTAGATTTTTTAGAGGAATTTGCCGAGAGAGTTATTTATCTAGAAGCGGGAAAAATTGGTTCAGATTGCCTCGCCCATCAATTAGATTGGTTAGGACTAAAAACTCAGTTAATTGATTTAGAAAAATCTCGGCAAAGTGACCACTGGTAAGATTAACTTAAAATTGCTGCGCCCTGCTGAAAAACTAATAATTCTCCTGAATTAATCGTTGTCCAAACTTCATTATCAGTTAAGGGAGTAGTGGCAATAATTGCTACTTGATCGCCCGGACGAGCTAAAGCTTGAAAATCAACGCTCACATCTTCATCAATTAAATGAGCGGCGGCAAAAGGATACTGACGGATTATATAGCTTAATTTCGTCGAACAATGGGCAAAAAAATGTTCACCATCGGATAAAAGATAATTAAAAATACCTTGACAAGCGATAGAGTTTGTGATAGTTTTTAGGACTTGATAAAGTTGCTCTAGGGAAGGTTTGCCCTGGGGAAAAGTCTCTCGCAGGGTATTAAGAATTAAACAGAAAGCTTTTTCCGAATCCGTGTCCCCAACCGGTTGATAAAAATCTCCCGCAGCCGGTGAGAAATTTTCTAAATTACCATTATGGGCAAAAACCCAATATTTCCCCCACAATTCCCGCCGAAAAGGATGACAGTTTTCTAGTTTAATTTCTCCTTGGGTGGCTTTGCGAATATGGGCGATAACATTGGTAGAATGGATGGGATAGTTTTTAATTAATTCCGCAATCGGAGAAGCGATCGAGGGTTTAACATCAATAAAAGTTCGACAACCTAAACCTTCAAAAAAAGCGATTCCCCAACCGTCTCGATGTTCGTCGGTTTTTCCTCCCCGCGCACAAAATCCCTCGAAGGAAAAACAGATATCCGTGGGGACATTACAATTCATGCCTAAAAGTTGACACATAGTTGCTTGAGTTTGAATATCAGATGCCAGCAAAATTACTTACTGCCAGCAGCCGTGACAGGAGACAGGAGAATTTTTTCCAGCTGCCTCTTGCCTATCCTAGCTAAGAAATTAATCTGGCACTAAGTTAGGTAGGTGTTAAAAACTGTCAGACACCCCCCTTATCAAGGCTGACAGGGGGATCAAACCCCCTCAAGGTAAGGTTGATTGTCGGTAGGTGTTAAAAACTGTCAGACACCCCCTTATCAAGGGGGGCAGGGGGGATCAAACCCCCTCAAGGTAAGGTTGATTGTCGGTAGGTGTTAAAAACTGTCAGACACCCCCCTTATCAAGGGGGGATTAAGGGGGATCAAACCCCCTTATCAAGGGGGGCAGGGGGGATCAAACCCCCCTTATCAAGGGGGGCAGGGGGATCAAACCCCCTCAAGGTAAGGTTGATTGTCGGTAGGTGTTAAAAACTGTCAGACACCCCCCTTATCAAGGGGGGCAGGGGGGATCAAACCCCCTCAAGGTAGGGTTGATTCATGAATCAACCCTACTATGAATCAACCCTACTATGAATCAACCCTAGGGGCAGGGGGGGGAGATTCGGCTAATCCAAGAATAAGCGGTTTAAATGCGTCTTAGCTTACAAGCTAGAAGAACAGCAAGTTTTCCATTTTTGGGCGATAGAAAGGATTAATTCTTTTTCTGCTTGGGGTAAATTGGCAGCCTGTCGGTCGATTATATCCCTTAATTCCCTGATAATCCGTTTAAGAGCGAGTTTTCTAGTCTCTTGGGAGTCACTTCTCTGGACTAAAGCTACTTCTGCGATAACTCGATTTAAACTGCTGATAGCTTGCCAAGTTTGCGGACGTAATGACGGTTCTGCGGCAATAGGGGCAACCTCCAGGGAAGCGATACTATCGAAAGTTGCTGCCTGACTAAATCGGTGTAAAGTTTGGGCTAGACTATACATTTCTTCCCCGTAGGCGAGGGAACGTACCACAGCAAAGGCTTTTTCGGCTTTTTCGGTGTCCTGTTGGTGAAGATACCAAAAACCAGCGGCAGCGGCGCGAGCAGGAGTATCTAGACGGATTTGGCTGTCAGGAAAAGAAAACGGTTTCGCCGACGCATATTTTAACAATTGCCAATCGGAGGGATTTTCTGCCAGACGGGAGACGCGATAGATAATTTCTGCCTCTGGGAATTGCGGTAAAACGCGATTAACGGCGGCAAGGACAGGAATAAACTGGCGGCTGTACCGAAGGTATTGATTGAGGTTATTAATAGCCGTTTCCCAGTCTTGCTGTAACCATTGTTGTAGAGTCGAGGTTAACCCCGGCAGCGGTAGAGGGGTAATACGGGGAAAAAGTCGCCCTTGGGAGCCAGCCAAAAGCCCGATTAGCCAATTATCAAGACGGAAAAAGGCGAATATAAACACCACGCCCGACACGCCCCACACCACGCCCCACGCCACGCCCCACACCACGATCAACACCACGCCCAACACCGCGCCCGACACGCCCCACACCACGCCCCACTCCACGCCCGACACGCCCGACACGCCCCACACCACGCCCCACACCACGCCCAACACCACGCCCCACACCACGCCCCACGCCA contains the following coding sequences:
- a CDS encoding Uma2 family endonuclease, coding for MVSQVNKNEIIYPESDGKPMADNTKQFHWIVTIKQNLDWLYIDDPQVFVAGDLLWYPVQGQPKIAAAPDTMVVFGRPKGDRGSYKQWQEDNLAPQVVFEILSPNNTSIEMAKKLLFYDRYGVQEYYVYDPDDNSLEAWQRIGDSLDSVSEVNNWVSPRLGIRFDLTDELKIYRPDGTQFLSYSEINQLLEQEKQRAENERQRAENERQRAEQANQQLVEMEAKLQKYRQLFGELPN
- a CDS encoding class II glutamine amidotransferase, which codes for MCQLLGMNCNVPTDICFSFEGFCARGGKTDEHRDGWGIAFFEGLGCRTFIDVKPSIASPIAELIKNYPIHSTNVIAHIRKATQGEIKLENCHPFRRELWGKYWVFAHNGNLENFSPAAGDFYQPVGDTDSEKAFCLILNTLRETFPQGKPSLEQLYQVLKTITNSIACQGIFNYLLSDGEHFFAHCSTKLSYIIRQYPFAAAHLIDEDVSVDFQALARPGDQVAIIATTPLTDNEVWTTINSGELLVFQQGAAILS
- a CDS encoding ABC transporter ATP-binding protein is translated as MILELQQVNLAIRRGSAYLLEDITFGIKQGEKLAIVGASGAGKTTLLRLLNRLQEPSTGNIYFHGKSIQEIPVISLRQQIVLLPQESKLLGMTVRDALAYPLQLKKLTPAEINQRIDHWTSLLKIPQQWFERGELELSLGQRQLVAITRALLLEPSILLLDEPTSALDTGTATRLLEVLNNQRSMTIIMVNHQLDFLEEFAERVIYLEAGKIGSDCLAHQLDWLGLKTQLIDLEKSRQSDHW